One Halobacterium wangiae genomic window, CGTGGCTGACCGTGACGCGTGCGGGCGACGACGTCGACCCGTCGACCGTCGAGACCGACCTCGACGACGCCCGCGAGGCCGTCGAGTCGCTGCCGGCGATGAAGCCGGGCGGCCCCCACCCCGGTGTCGAACGCACCGCGCCGACCCCGGAGAAGGCCACGTGGTGCGAGCAGGTCGCCGCCGCCCTCGACCGCATCGACTCGGGCGACCTCCGGAAGGTCGTCCTGGCGACGGCACTGCGCGCGGATCTCGCCGGCCCCGTCGAACCACGGGACCTCCTCGAGCGCCTCCGGCAGCGCTACTCGGAGTGTTTCCGGTTCCTCGTCGAACCGACCGACGACGCCGCGTTCCTCGGCGCGACGCCGGAGCGACTCGTCACACTCCGCGAGGACACCGTGGAGACGACGGCGCTCGCGGGGTCCGTGGGGCGCGGCAACACCCCCGCCGAAGACGCCCGCCTCGCCGAACGCCTCCGCGAGAGCGAGAAGCTCCGGCACGAACAGCGCCTCGTCACGGACGCCATCGCCGACGGCCTCGACGCGTTCGGCGACGTGACCGTCGGCGAGCGCGGCGTCCGCAGGCTCTCGAACATCCAGCACCTCGAGACACCCATCCGCGCCGACGTCGACGAGATGACCCACGTACTCGACGTGGTCGAGGCGCTCCACCCGACGCCCGCCGTCAACGGCCTGCCGCCCGCCGCGGCGCTCGCCACCATCCGGGAGACGGAGACGTTCGACCGCGGCTGGTACGCCGCCCCCGTCGGCTGGTTCGACGCCGCGGGCGACGGCACGTTCGGCGTCGGCCTCCGGTCGGCCGTCGCCGCCGACCGCACCGTCACGCTGTTCGCGGGCAACGGCATCGTCGCGGACAGCGACCCCGAGGCCGAGTGGGAGGAGGTACAACTGAAGTACCGCCCCATCCTCGACGAACTCGAATGACGACCGCGACGGAGGCCCCGCGATGACCGACCCGAACCGGAACGCGCTGTGGGCGCGCGCACTCGTCGAGGAACTCACACGGAGCGGCGTCGACGCCGCCTGCGTCTGTCCGGGCAGCCGGTCGACGCCGCTCACCGTCGCCCTGGCAGAGCACGACGACGTGCGCGTGTTCTCCCACCTCGACGAGCGCTCGGCGGCGTTCTTCGCCCTCGGCCGTGCGAAGCGCACCGGCCGCCCGACGCCCGTCGTCTCCACCTCCGGCACGGCCACCGCGAACTTCCACCCAGCCGTGATGGAGGCCACCCAGGCCCGCGTCCCGCTGCTGGTGCTCACCGCCGACAGACCCCCCGAACTCCGTGACTCGGGCGCGAACCAGACCGTCGACCAGCAGACGCTGTACGGCGACGCCGTCCGCCACTACCGCGACCTCCCGGAACCCGAGGCCGACGACCGGAAACTCCGTTCGCTGAGGACCGCGGTCTGTCGCGCCGTCGGCGAGACGACTGGCGCGAACCCCGGCCCCGTCCACCTCAACGTCCCGTTCCGCAAACCCCTCGAACCCGTCGAGGTGCCCGGCGACGTCCCCGAAAACTTCGCCGCCGACTTCCCCCTCGCCGCGGGTGGGCGGGACGACCCGTTCGTCGCCGTCGAACACGGCCGCGGGCTGCCCGACGACGGGACGCTCTCGGAACTCGCTGCGGCCGCCGAGTCCGCGGCGCGCGGTCTCGTCGTCGCCGGCCCGGACGACGGTGGCCTCGCCCCGGAGGCAGCCGCGGCGCTCGCCGACGCGACCGGCTTCCCGGTTCTCGCGGACCCGCTCTCGGGCCTCCGGTTCGGCGACCACGTCACGGACGCCCCGGTCGTCGGCGGCTACGACGGCTTCCTCGCGGGCGACGTTCCGGAGCCGGACTTCGTACTCCGCTTCGGAGCCTCTCCCACGTCGAAGCCACTCCGAAACTTCCTCCGGGACAGCGGCGCGCGACAGGTGCTCGTCGACCCCGCGGGCGGGTGGCGCGAGGCGACGTTCACGGCGACAGACCTCGTCGTCGCGGACCCGACCGAGACGGCTCGCGCGCTCGCCGGCCGGATCGAGACCGGTCGAGACGAGTGGACCGAGCGCGTCCTCGACGTCGAGTCCCGCTATTGGGCCGCCGTCGACGAGTTCGAAGCAGACGGCGTCATG contains:
- a CDS encoding isochorismate synthase; the encoded protein is MSSLSGESTVRGPVVSRSARVADVSYRAFLASRDAPRIHWADPDGLELSGAGAAAAVTASGAERFDTVREWADRLFADSDHDGPEVARPRLLGGFAFFDDHEAGGAWAGFPAAQFVLPEVQLSSAGDETWLTVTRAGDDVDPSTVETDLDDAREAVESLPAMKPGGPHPGVERTAPTPEKATWCEQVAAALDRIDSGDLRKVVLATALRADLAGPVEPRDLLERLRQRYSECFRFLVEPTDDAAFLGATPERLVTLREDTVETTALAGSVGRGNTPAEDARLAERLRESEKLRHEQRLVTDAIADGLDAFGDVTVGERGVRRLSNIQHLETPIRADVDEMTHVLDVVEALHPTPAVNGLPPAAALATIRETETFDRGWYAAPVGWFDAAGDGTFGVGLRSAVAADRTVTLFAGNGIVADSDPEAEWEEVQLKYRPILDELE
- the menD gene encoding 2-succinyl-5-enolpyruvyl-6-hydroxy-3-cyclohexene-1-carboxylic-acid synthase; this encodes MTDPNRNALWARALVEELTRSGVDAACVCPGSRSTPLTVALAEHDDVRVFSHLDERSAAFFALGRAKRTGRPTPVVSTSGTATANFHPAVMEATQARVPLLVLTADRPPELRDSGANQTVDQQTLYGDAVRHYRDLPEPEADDRKLRSLRTAVCRAVGETTGANPGPVHLNVPFRKPLEPVEVPGDVPENFAADFPLAAGGRDDPFVAVEHGRGLPDDGTLSELAAAAESAARGLVVAGPDDGGLAPEAAAALADATGFPVLADPLSGLRFGDHVTDAPVVGGYDGFLAGDVPEPDFVLRFGASPTSKPLRNFLRDSGARQVLVDPAGGWREATFTATDLVVADPTETARALAGRIETGRDEWTERVLDVESRYWAAVDEFEADGVMEGDVVAAAADDAPDPATVFVSNSMPVRDFDRFARPRAADLTVLGNRGASGIDGITSSALGAGSATDDPLVLLTGDLAYYHDSNGLLALERCDVDATIVLLNNDGGGIFHMLPIEEFDPPFTGQFRTPHGLDFAPTGDSYDLEFGRVETLAGFRDAYRRSLESSGTQVVEVRTDAERSHRERERLHARVADLV